The Mesorhizobium sp. M1D.F.Ca.ET.043.01.1.1 genome contains a region encoding:
- a CDS encoding long-chain fatty acid--CoA ligase, with translation MPKAITELTAGLPEKPWLKNYPKNMPAEIGPLPYNSIGDFLVGACKQFSGQPAYVCMGKSISYAELERLSAAFGAYLQSKGLEKGARVALMMPNVLQYPVAMMAVLRAGFTVVNVNPLYTPRELEHQLKDSGAQAIVILENFANTLQAVIARTPVKHVVVAAMGDMLGGLKGAIVNLVVRRVKKMVPAWSLPGHVKFNAALRAGAGLAFKPATVSGDDIAFLQYTGGTTGVSKGATLLHRNVLSNVAQNSLWVEDAYTVKPKPAHLNFICALPLYHIFALTVNALMGMQQGAQNVLIPNPRDIPAFVKELQKYPAHIFPGLNTLFNALLNNEDFRKLDFKPLILTLAGGMAVQRGVAERWKALTGCPVSEGYGLSETSPVATANKFSSSEFTGTIGLPLPSTEIAIRDDDGNNVPLGEVGEICIRGPQVMAGYWNRPDETAKVMTKDGFFKSGDMGFMDERGYTKIVDRKKDMILVSGFNVYPNELEEVVAQHPGVLEVAAIGVPDEHSGEVPKLFVVRKDPALTVETLTAYCRENLTGYKRPRYIEFRTELPKTPVGKILRRALRE, from the coding sequence CTGCCTAAGGCAATCACCGAGCTCACGGCCGGATTGCCGGAAAAGCCGTGGCTGAAAAACTATCCAAAGAACATGCCGGCTGAGATCGGCCCGCTTCCCTACAATTCGATCGGCGACTTCCTCGTCGGCGCCTGCAAGCAGTTCTCCGGCCAGCCCGCATATGTGTGCATGGGCAAGTCGATCTCCTACGCCGAGCTGGAGCGGCTCTCGGCGGCCTTCGGCGCCTATCTGCAGTCGAAAGGCCTGGAGAAAGGCGCGCGCGTGGCGCTGATGATGCCGAACGTGCTGCAATATCCGGTGGCGATGATGGCCGTGCTGCGCGCGGGCTTCACGGTGGTGAACGTCAACCCGCTCTACACGCCGCGCGAGCTCGAGCACCAGCTCAAGGATTCCGGCGCGCAGGCGATCGTCATTCTGGAAAACTTCGCCAACACGCTGCAGGCGGTGATCGCCCGGACGCCGGTCAAGCATGTGGTGGTGGCGGCGATGGGCGACATGCTGGGCGGACTGAAAGGCGCGATCGTCAACCTCGTCGTGCGGCGGGTGAAGAAGATGGTTCCCGCCTGGTCGCTGCCCGGCCATGTCAAGTTCAACGCCGCGCTGAGGGCCGGCGCGGGCCTCGCCTTCAAGCCCGCAACGGTCTCGGGCGACGATATCGCCTTCCTGCAATATACCGGCGGCACGACCGGCGTCTCGAAGGGCGCGACGTTGCTGCACCGGAATGTGCTTTCCAACGTGGCGCAGAATTCGCTCTGGGTGGAGGATGCCTACACGGTCAAGCCGAAGCCCGCGCATCTCAACTTCATTTGCGCGCTGCCGCTCTACCACATCTTCGCGCTGACGGTGAACGCGCTGATGGGCATGCAGCAGGGCGCGCAGAACGTGCTCATCCCGAACCCGCGCGACATTCCGGCCTTCGTCAAGGAACTGCAGAAATACCCGGCCCACATCTTCCCCGGCCTCAACACGCTGTTCAACGCGCTGCTCAACAACGAGGATTTCCGCAAGCTCGACTTCAAGCCGTTGATCCTGACGCTTGCCGGCGGCATGGCGGTGCAAAGAGGCGTGGCCGAGCGCTGGAAGGCGCTGACCGGCTGCCCGGTGAGCGAAGGCTACGGGCTCTCCGAGACCTCGCCGGTGGCGACCGCCAACAAATTCAGCTCCAGCGAATTCACCGGCACGATCGGCCTGCCGCTGCCTTCGACCGAGATCGCCATCCGCGACGACGACGGCAACAACGTGCCGCTCGGCGAAGTGGGCGAGATCTGCATCCGCGGGCCGCAGGTGATGGCCGGCTACTGGAACCGGCCGGACGAGACGGCCAAGGTGATGACCAAGGACGGCTTCTTCAAGTCGGGCGACATGGGCTTCATGGACGAACGCGGCTACACCAAGATCGTCGACCGAAAGAAGGACATGATCCTGGTCTCCGGCTTCAACGTCTATCCGAACGAGTTGGAAGAGGTCGTGGCGCAGCATCCCGGCGTGCTCGAAGTGGCGGCGATCGGCGTGCCGGACGAGCATTCCGGCGAGGTGCCGAAGCTGTTCGTAGTCAGGAAGGACCCGGCGCTCACCGTCGAGACGCTGACCGCCTATTGCCGGGAGAACCTGACCGGTTACAAACGGCCGCGATACATCGAATTCCGCACCGAGCTGCCGAAGACGCCGGTCGGCAAGATCCTGCGGCGCGCATTGCGGGAGTAG
- a CDS encoding 50S ribosomal protein L11 methyltransferase, whose product MSENVAGLTPERRGGLDPAEFIKANMRLSPVPSLPEIRLYTAHPGSGLRRLLEPDDDADDGTAEPQPPYWAYAWAGGAVLARYILDRPSTVAGRRVLDLGAGSGLVGIAAAKAGASAVIAAEIDRNGIVALGLNAAANAVAITITGEDITAGPSPAVDLVLAGDVFYGQAVARRVVPFLDRCLAAGIKVLVGDPGRAWLPKPRLRLLAEYQVPDVGGNGGSEARPSGVFAFVPAGAG is encoded by the coding sequence TTGAGCGAAAATGTTGCCGGCCTGACGCCAGAGCGTCGCGGCGGCCTCGATCCCGCGGAATTCATCAAGGCGAACATGCGCTTGTCGCCGGTGCCGTCGCTGCCCGAAATCCGTCTTTACACGGCCCATCCCGGCAGCGGGCTGAGGCGGCTGCTCGAACCGGATGATGACGCCGACGACGGCACGGCCGAGCCGCAGCCGCCCTACTGGGCTTATGCCTGGGCCGGCGGGGCAGTGCTGGCGCGCTACATTCTCGACCGGCCCTCGACCGTTGCCGGCCGCCGCGTGCTCGATCTCGGCGCCGGCTCCGGCCTTGTCGGCATCGCCGCGGCGAAGGCGGGAGCGAGCGCGGTGATCGCGGCGGAAATCGACCGCAACGGCATAGTCGCGCTCGGCCTCAACGCTGCGGCCAACGCCGTCGCCATCACCATAACCGGCGAGGACATCACCGCCGGTCCGTCGCCGGCGGTCGACCTGGTGCTCGCCGGCGACGTCTTCTATGGGCAGGCGGTGGCACGGCGGGTCGTCCCCTTCCTCGACCGGTGCCTTGCCGCCGGCATCAAGGTGCTGGTTGGCGATCCGGGCCGCGCCTGGCTGCCCAAGCCCAGGCTTCGCCTGTTGGCTGAGTATCAGGTGCCCGATGTCGGCGGGAATGGCGGCAGCGAGGCGAGGCCGAGCGGCGTGTTTGCGTTCGTCCCAGCCGGGGCCGGCTAG
- a CDS encoding HAD family hydrolase → MADIKGILFDKDGTLVDFNATWLGIADFMAMDAAEGDRWKADRLLAAAGFDFASKRFKPDSIFASGSNMDVVELWFPRLSDEDQMLAVSRFNEITSVQGSSMAVALPGIVESLRALHKRSFRLGVATNDSTSGAEKTLATLGVAQLFDAAFGYDAVANPKPAPDTVVAFCDLTGLKPSEIAMVGDNRHDLEMARAGGCGLAIGVLSGTGTRDSLSPMADVILDSVADLPDFLAARVSVAAS, encoded by the coding sequence TTGGCGGATATCAAGGGCATTCTCTTCGACAAGGACGGCACGCTGGTCGACTTCAACGCAACATGGCTCGGCATTGCCGATTTCATGGCCATGGACGCCGCCGAAGGCGATCGCTGGAAGGCGGACCGGTTGCTCGCGGCTGCGGGTTTCGATTTCGCCAGCAAGCGCTTCAAGCCCGATTCGATCTTTGCTTCCGGCTCGAACATGGATGTCGTCGAGCTCTGGTTCCCGCGCCTGTCGGACGAGGACCAGATGCTGGCCGTCTCCCGCTTCAACGAGATCACCTCGGTGCAGGGCTCGTCGATGGCGGTTGCGCTTCCGGGCATCGTCGAATCGCTGCGGGCGCTCCACAAGCGATCCTTCCGGCTGGGCGTCGCCACCAACGATTCCACCAGCGGCGCCGAAAAGACGCTCGCCACGCTCGGTGTCGCGCAGCTCTTCGACGCCGCCTTCGGCTATGATGCGGTAGCCAATCCCAAGCCGGCGCCCGATACCGTCGTCGCGTTCTGCGATCTGACCGGGTTGAAGCCCAGCGAGATCGCCATGGTCGGCGACAATCGCCACGATCTCGAAATGGCGCGCGCCGGCGGCTGCGGACTGGCGATCGGCGTGCTTTCCGGCACCGGCACGCGCGACTCGCTGTCGCCGATGGCCGACGTCATCCTGGATTCGGTCGCCGACCTTCCGGATTTTCTCGCCGCTCGGGTGAGCGTGGCGGCGAGCTAG
- the pgi gene encoding glucose-6-phosphate isomerase: protein MRDQRAAAKGTMREAFAADPKRFEKFSATDGDLLLDWSKCAVDADTIAMLEKLAGAADLAGRRAAMFEGRKINITEGRAVLHTALRNLTGKSVVVDGQDTKADVIAVLDAMGAFADAIRSGKAAGATGKKITNIVNIGIGGSDLGPAMVTLALAPYHDGPRAHYVSNVDGAHIHDTLKGLSPETTLFIIASKTFTTVETMTNAETARKWVEKALGKEAIGKHFAAVSTALDLVSKFGIASDRVFGFWNWVGGRYSVWSAIGLPVMIAIGPRNFRAFLDGAHEMDEHFRSAPLQKNLPVLLGLIGWWHRVVCKYPARAVIPYDQRLSRLPAYLQQLDMESNGKSVTLDGGAVTTPTGPLVWGEPGTNGQHAFFQLLHQGTDFIPVEFLAAAVSHEPELKTHHDLLLANCLAQSEAFMKGRTLEEARAQMLAKGMEPADVDRIAPHRVFSGNRPSLTILYRKLDPRTLGRLIALYEHRVFVEGTLFNINSFDQWGVELGKELATGLLPVVEGKETAAKRDASTAGLVAHIHQLRGTE from the coding sequence TTGCGTGATCAGCGCGCCGCAGCCAAGGGCACCATGCGCGAGGCCTTCGCCGCCGATCCCAAGCGCTTCGAGAAATTCTCCGCCACCGATGGCGACCTTCTGCTCGACTGGTCGAAATGCGCGGTCGACGCCGACACCATAGCAATGCTGGAAAAGCTTGCCGGCGCGGCCGATCTCGCGGGACGTCGCGCCGCGATGTTCGAAGGCAGGAAGATCAACATCACCGAAGGCCGCGCCGTGCTGCACACGGCGCTGCGCAACCTGACCGGCAAAAGCGTCGTGGTCGATGGCCAGGACACCAAGGCGGATGTGATTGCCGTGCTCGACGCCATGGGCGCCTTCGCCGATGCCATCCGCTCGGGCAAGGCCGCCGGCGCCACCGGCAAGAAGATCACCAACATCGTCAACATCGGCATCGGCGGTTCGGATCTCGGACCGGCGATGGTGACGCTGGCGCTGGCGCCCTATCATGACGGCCCGCGCGCGCATTATGTCTCCAATGTCGACGGCGCCCACATCCACGACACGCTGAAGGGTCTTTCGCCAGAGACGACGCTGTTCATCATCGCCTCCAAGACCTTCACCACCGTCGAGACGATGACCAATGCCGAAACGGCACGCAAATGGGTGGAGAAGGCGCTGGGCAAGGAGGCGATCGGCAAGCATTTCGCCGCCGTCTCGACCGCGCTCGACCTGGTGTCGAAGTTCGGCATCGCCTCCGACCGCGTCTTCGGCTTCTGGAACTGGGTCGGCGGCCGCTACTCGGTCTGGAGCGCCATCGGCCTGCCGGTGATGATCGCCATCGGCCCGCGCAACTTCCGCGCCTTCCTCGACGGCGCGCATGAGATGGACGAGCATTTCCGCTCGGCGCCCCTGCAGAAGAACCTGCCGGTGCTGCTGGGGCTGATCGGCTGGTGGCACCGGGTGGTCTGCAAATATCCGGCCCGTGCCGTCATTCCCTACGACCAGCGCCTGTCGCGCCTGCCGGCCTATCTGCAGCAGCTCGATATGGAATCGAACGGCAAGAGCGTCACGCTCGACGGCGGCGCGGTCACTACGCCGACCGGTCCGCTGGTCTGGGGCGAGCCCGGCACCAACGGCCAGCATGCTTTCTTCCAGCTTCTGCACCAGGGCACCGACTTCATCCCGGTCGAGTTCCTGGCGGCTGCCGTCAGCCATGAGCCGGAACTGAAGACCCATCACGACCTGCTGCTCGCCAACTGCCTTGCGCAGTCGGAGGCCTTCATGAAGGGCCGCACGCTGGAGGAGGCGCGCGCGCAGATGCTGGCCAAGGGCATGGAGCCGGCCGATGTCGACCGCATCGCGCCGCACCGAGTCTTTTCGGGCAACCGTCCCTCGCTGACGATACTCTACCGGAAGCTCGATCCGCGCACGCTCGGTCGCCTGATCGCGCTCTACGAGCACCGCGTCTTCGTCGAGGGAACGCTGTTCAACATCAACTCGTTCGACCAATGGGGTGTCGAACTGGGCAAGGAATTGGCGACAGGCCTGCTGCCTGTCGTGGAAGGCAAGGAGACTGCCGCAAAACGCGACGCCTCGACTGCCGGACTGGTGGCTCATATCCACCAACTGCGCGGCACGGAGTAA
- a CDS encoding PLP-dependent aminotransferase family protein — translation MPQRNDTAIWSGLFRISAESGQTLQAQIRQAIVAAILDRQIAASMPLPSCRILAEKLGVARGTVVLAFQQLVDQGFLEARERRGHFVNPDVLATPAKPHQKAPDQQNEIDWKARRQIAASDMPPPAKHDNWIKSSYPFVYGQFDPALFPTAEWRECNRMALAVLEIRNWASDMVDRDDPLLIEQIQARLLPRRGIFANPDEIIVTLGAQNALYMLASLLMTKGSKVAMEDPGYPDARSIFRLAGADIQPVPVDQSGIVTSAIPSDSGFVFVTPSHHCPTMVPLSAERRQDLLARANRNNQIIIEDGYDSQLLDEAPQQALKSLDRSGRVIYVGSMSKTLAPGLRLGYIVASAGLIAELRALRRFMLRHPPANNQRAVALFLSLGHHEALVRRLSAAFDERRKRLVHAISAFLPEWRSTDSAGGTSLWLEGPRGTDSRGLAEAAASRSVIIEPGDRFFDRSEKPSRFMRLGISSISLQHIEPGIRELATAAGRRPAAA, via the coding sequence ATGCCACAGCGCAATGACACGGCCATATGGTCCGGCCTGTTCCGGATTTCGGCCGAATCCGGACAAACCCTCCAGGCTCAGATCCGCCAGGCGATCGTCGCAGCCATCCTCGACCGACAAATCGCCGCTTCGATGCCGCTTCCGTCCTGCCGGATTCTGGCGGAAAAACTTGGCGTTGCCCGCGGCACGGTGGTGCTTGCCTTCCAGCAGCTGGTCGACCAGGGCTTCCTGGAGGCGCGCGAACGGCGCGGCCATTTCGTCAACCCTGACGTGCTGGCCACCCCCGCGAAGCCGCACCAGAAGGCGCCCGACCAGCAGAACGAGATCGACTGGAAGGCGCGCCGGCAGATCGCCGCCAGCGACATGCCGCCGCCGGCCAAGCACGACAACTGGATCAAGTCGTCCTATCCGTTCGTCTACGGCCAGTTCGACCCGGCGCTATTCCCGACCGCCGAATGGCGGGAGTGCAACCGCATGGCGCTGGCGGTGCTCGAGATCCGCAACTGGGCGTCCGACATGGTGGACCGCGACGATCCGCTGCTCATCGAGCAGATCCAGGCCCGGCTATTGCCGCGCCGCGGCATCTTCGCCAATCCGGACGAGATCATCGTGACGCTGGGCGCTCAGAACGCGCTCTACATGCTCGCCTCGCTGCTGATGACCAAGGGCTCGAAGGTGGCGATGGAAGACCCCGGCTACCCGGATGCCCGCTCGATCTTCCGGCTGGCGGGCGCCGATATCCAGCCGGTCCCGGTCGACCAGTCGGGTATCGTGACTTCGGCGATCCCCAGCGATTCCGGGTTCGTCTTCGTCACCCCCAGCCACCATTGCCCGACGATGGTGCCGCTGTCGGCGGAGCGGCGGCAGGACCTTCTGGCGCGGGCCAACCGCAACAACCAGATCATCATCGAGGACGGCTATGACAGCCAGCTTCTCGACGAGGCGCCGCAGCAGGCGCTGAAGAGCCTCGATCGCTCCGGCCGCGTCATCTATGTCGGCTCGATGTCGAAGACGCTGGCTCCGGGTCTTAGGCTTGGCTACATCGTCGCCTCGGCCGGGTTGATCGCCGAGCTTCGCGCGCTACGCCGCTTCATGCTCCGCCACCCGCCGGCGAACAACCAGCGCGCGGTGGCGCTGTTTTTGTCGCTTGGCCATCACGAGGCGCTGGTGCGCAGGCTCTCCGCCGCCTTCGACGAGCGGCGCAAACGTCTGGTCCATGCGATTTCCGCTTTCCTGCCAGAGTGGCGTTCGACCGATTCGGCGGGCGGAACGTCGCTCTGGCTGGAGGGGCCGCGCGGCACCGATTCCCGCGGGCTGGCCGAGGCGGCCGCGTCGCGAAGCGTCATCATCGAACCCGGCGACCGGTTCTTCGACCGCAGCGAAAAGCCCTCTCGTTTCATGCGCTTGGGCATCTCCTCGATCTCGCTGCAGCACATCGAGCCCGGCATCCGCGAACTCGCCACGGCAGCAGGCCGCCGACCCGCTGCGGCCTGA
- a CDS encoding trimethylamine methyltransferase family protein — MSVALEKQEASSDQRSRRSGGREARRAMRAAPLADDIRPVRPGLEGGSYGPLSQNDRERIHEAVLTLLETVGFANAIPSCIEALTRVGAAYGDDGRVRLPRALVLDTIKKAARHFTLHGQDPKHDMVIQGKRVHYGTAGAAVHLVDVEKREYRESLLQDIYDAARLVDGLDNIHFFQRTMVPRDIPDPLEMDFNTLYACVMGTSKHVGTSFTVRENVKPALEMLYAIAGGEENFRARPFVSNSNCFVVPPMKFAEDACGVLEACVEGGIPILLLSAGQAGATAPAAIAGAVVQAVAEVLMGLVYVNAIKPGHPAIFGTWPFVSDLRTGAMSGGSAEQSVLTAACAQMAQYYDLPGGSAAGMTDSKLPDIQSGYEKGITNVMAGLSGLNLVYESAGMHASLLGFCLESLIIDNDMLGHCLRCVRGIEVTDDALSIDTIADVCLKGPGHYLGNEQTLKLMQTEYFYPSVGDRFSPKEWNEKGRPDILQRAIAEKKRVLAERFPRHVSRLVDDKLRARFGEMIKLPRNKMGG; from the coding sequence ATGTCAGTGGCCCTTGAGAAGCAGGAAGCGTCGTCGGACCAGCGTTCGCGGCGCTCCGGCGGGCGCGAAGCGCGCCGCGCGATGCGGGCTGCGCCTTTAGCCGACGACATCCGTCCGGTGCGGCCAGGCCTCGAAGGGGGCAGCTACGGGCCATTGAGCCAGAACGACCGCGAGCGCATCCACGAGGCGGTGCTGACGCTTTTGGAGACCGTCGGCTTCGCCAACGCCATCCCCTCCTGCATCGAGGCGCTGACCCGGGTGGGTGCTGCCTATGGCGATGACGGGCGCGTCCGCCTGCCGCGCGCGCTCGTGCTCGACACGATCAAAAAAGCGGCGCGCCACTTCACGCTCCACGGACAGGATCCCAAGCACGACATGGTGATCCAGGGCAAACGCGTGCATTACGGCACGGCCGGAGCGGCCGTGCACCTGGTCGATGTCGAGAAGCGCGAATACCGCGAATCGCTGCTGCAGGACATCTACGACGCCGCCCGCCTGGTCGACGGACTCGACAACATCCATTTCTTCCAGCGCACCATGGTGCCGCGCGACATTCCCGACCCGCTCGAGATGGACTTCAACACGCTCTATGCCTGCGTGATGGGGACGTCCAAGCATGTCGGCACCTCGTTCACGGTGCGCGAGAACGTCAAACCGGCGCTGGAGATGCTCTATGCGATCGCCGGCGGCGAGGAGAATTTCCGGGCGCGGCCTTTCGTGTCCAATTCGAACTGCTTCGTCGTACCGCCGATGAAGTTCGCCGAGGACGCCTGCGGCGTGCTTGAAGCCTGCGTCGAGGGCGGCATTCCGATCCTGCTTCTTTCGGCCGGCCAGGCCGGCGCCACGGCTCCTGCCGCGATTGCAGGCGCGGTCGTGCAGGCGGTGGCCGAGGTGCTGATGGGGCTGGTCTACGTCAACGCGATAAAACCCGGCCATCCGGCGATCTTCGGCACCTGGCCGTTCGTCTCCGACCTCAGGACCGGCGCCATGTCCGGGGGCTCGGCCGAGCAGTCGGTGCTGACCGCGGCCTGCGCGCAGATGGCGCAATATTACGACCTGCCGGGCGGCTCGGCCGCCGGCATGACGGACTCGAAGCTGCCCGACATCCAGTCCGGCTACGAAAAGGGCATCACCAATGTGATGGCCGGTCTCTCCGGCCTGAACCTGGTCTATGAATCGGCCGGCATGCATGCCTCGCTGCTCGGCTTCTGCCTCGAGAGCCTGATCATCGACAACGACATGCTCGGCCACTGCCTGCGCTGCGTGCGTGGCATCGAGGTGACGGATGATGCGCTTTCGATCGACACCATCGCCGATGTCTGCCTCAAGGGTCCGGGCCATTATCTCGGCAACGAGCAGACGCTGAAGCTGATGCAGACCGAATATTTCTATCCGTCGGTCGGCGACCGTTTCTCGCCGAAGGAATGGAACGAGAAGGGTCGGCCAGACATATTGCAAAGAGCGATCGCCGAGAAGAAGCGCGTTCTGGCCGAGCGCTTCCCGCGGCATGTGTCGCGGCTCGTCGACGACAAGCTGCGCGCCCGCTTCGGTGAGATGATCAAGCTGCCACGCAACAAGATGGGCGGCTGA
- a CDS encoding IlvD/Edd family dehydratase has product MAGAPTKKKKFRSQEWFDNPDNPGMTALYLERYLNYGLTRAELMSGKPLIGIAQTGSDLSPCNRHHLELAKRVREGIVSMGGIPFEFPCHPIQETGKRPTAALDRNLAYLSLVEVLYGYPLDGVVLTIGCDKTTPALLMAAATVNIPAIALSVGPMLNGWHKGKRTGSGTIVWESRQRLSAGEIDYDEFMDIVASSAPSTGYCNTMGTATTMNSLAEALGMQLPGSAAIPAPYRERGQIAYETGKRIVDMVHEDLKPSDIMTRQAFENAIVVNSAIGGSTNAPIHLNAIARHLGVPLDNDDWQKIGLNVPLIVNLQPTGEYLGEDYHHAGGVPAVVAELMKGGVLPHPDAITANGKSIGDNCRDAVNENHDVIRGIDKPLKANAGFINLKGNLFDSAIMKTSGISPEFRERYLSNPNDPEAFEGNAMVFDGPEDYHARIDDPAQGIDEHTILFMRGAGPVGYPGGAEVVNMQPPAYLIKKGIHSLACIGDGRQSGTSGSPSILNASPEAAVGGGLALLKTGDRVRIDLRKGTANILVSDEEIARRRAALQGNGGYHYPKHQTPWQEIQRGMVDQFSAGMVLKPAVKYQDVAHTSGVPRDNH; this is encoded by the coding sequence ATGGCAGGCGCCCCCACCAAGAAGAAGAAATTTCGCTCGCAGGAGTGGTTCGACAACCCCGATAATCCGGGCATGACGGCGCTCTATCTCGAGCGCTACCTCAATTACGGACTGACGCGCGCCGAGTTGATGTCGGGCAAGCCGCTGATCGGCATCGCGCAGACGGGCTCGGATCTGTCGCCCTGCAACCGGCATCACCTCGAGCTCGCCAAGCGCGTGCGCGAAGGCATTGTGTCGATGGGCGGCATTCCCTTCGAGTTCCCGTGCCATCCGATCCAGGAGACCGGCAAGCGCCCGACCGCCGCGCTCGACCGCAACCTCGCCTATCTCAGCCTCGTCGAGGTGCTCTACGGCTATCCGCTCGACGGCGTGGTGCTCACCATCGGCTGCGACAAGACCACGCCGGCGCTGCTGATGGCGGCGGCGACCGTCAACATCCCGGCGATCGCGCTTTCGGTCGGCCCCATGCTCAACGGCTGGCACAAGGGCAAGCGCACCGGTTCCGGCACCATCGTCTGGGAATCGCGCCAGCGCCTGTCGGCCGGCGAGATCGACTATGACGAGTTCATGGACATCGTCGCCTCCTCGGCGCCGTCGACCGGCTACTGCAACACCATGGGCACGGCCACCACGATGAACTCGCTGGCGGAGGCGCTCGGCATGCAGCTACCGGGCTCGGCCGCCATTCCCGCGCCCTACCGCGAGCGCGGCCAGATCGCGTACGAGACGGGCAAGCGCATCGTCGACATGGTGCATGAGGACCTGAAGCCCTCCGACATCATGACGCGCCAGGCTTTCGAGAACGCCATCGTCGTCAACTCGGCCATCGGCGGTTCGACCAACGCGCCGATCCACCTCAACGCCATTGCCCGCCATCTCGGCGTGCCGCTCGACAATGACGACTGGCAGAAGATCGGCCTCAACGTGCCGCTGATCGTCAACCTGCAGCCGACGGGCGAATATCTCGGCGAGGACTATCACCATGCCGGCGGCGTTCCGGCGGTGGTGGCCGAGCTGATGAAGGGCGGCGTGCTGCCGCACCCCGACGCGATCACCGCCAACGGCAAATCGATCGGCGACAATTGCCGCGACGCCGTCAACGAGAATCACGATGTCATCCGCGGCATCGACAAGCCGCTCAAGGCCAATGCCGGCTTCATCAATCTCAAGGGCAACCTGTTCGATTCCGCTATCATGAAGACCAGCGGCATCTCGCCGGAATTCCGCGAGCGCTATCTCTCCAACCCGAACGACCCGGAGGCCTTCGAGGGCAACGCCATGGTCTTCGACGGCCCGGAGGATTACCACGCCCGCATCGACGATCCGGCGCAGGGCATAGACGAGCATACCATCCTGTTCATGCGCGGCGCCGGTCCGGTCGGTTATCCGGGCGGCGCCGAGGTGGTCAACATGCAGCCGCCGGCCTACCTCATCAAAAAGGGCATCCATTCGCTGGCCTGCATCGGCGATGGCCGCCAGTCGGGCACGTCAGGCTCGCCGTCGATCCTCAACGCTTCGCCTGAGGCTGCCGTCGGCGGCGGCCTGGCGCTGCTCAAGACCGGCGACCGCGTCCGCATCGACCTGAGGAAGGGCACGGCCAACATCCTCGTCAGCGACGAGGAGATCGCCAGACGGCGCGCCGCGCTGCAGGGCAATGGCGGCTACCATTATCCCAAGCACCAGACGCCGTGGCAGGAGATCCAGCGCGGCATGGTCGACCAGTTCTCTGCCGGCATGGTGCTGAAGCCGGCGGTGAAGTATCAGGACGTCGCACACACCAGCGGCGTGCCGCGCGACAATCACTGA
- a CDS encoding carbon monoxide dehydrogenase subunit G: MALVIEGEERIAAPVEKVWKALNDPDILKQAIPGCKSLEKKSDTEMAATVVLKIGPIKATFNGEVMLKNLKPPHSYTIQGEGKGGIAGFAKGGADVTLTADGADTTVLKYAAKADVGGKIAQLGSRLIESTSKKLAGQFFSTFGEKVGAA, translated from the coding sequence ATGGCTTTGGTGATCGAAGGCGAGGAGCGCATCGCCGCACCCGTTGAGAAAGTGTGGAAAGCCCTCAACGACCCGGACATTCTCAAGCAAGCGATTCCCGGCTGCAAGAGCCTGGAAAAGAAATCGGATACCGAGATGGCCGCCACCGTGGTGCTGAAGATCGGACCGATCAAGGCGACCTTTAACGGCGAGGTGATGCTGAAGAACCTCAAGCCGCCGCACTCCTATACGATCCAGGGCGAAGGCAAGGGCGGCATCGCCGGCTTCGCCAAGGGCGGCGCCGATGTGACGCTGACCGCCGACGGCGCCGACACGACGGTGCTGAAATATGCCGCCAAGGCCGATGTCGGCGGCAAGATCGCGCAGCTCGGCAGCCGGTTGATTGAATCGACCTCGAAGAAGCTGGCCGGGCAGTTCTTCTCGACGTTCGGCGAGAAAGTCGGCGCCGCTTAG